gccgggctcggcccgggcttttagttcaaacctttcaatattttgtcgcaGTGGCGCTCTGCTTCTAAACAAACActattattggggggggggggggcggcgccGGTCGCAATATtgtggtatagtctggtttccaaatcctttgccaactggactccgcggcgactcgcggcgacttcgtcgccgccCCGCGACGGAGTCGCCGCCTTTCCGAAGGCAAAGGCctctgcaggacaaaaccaccttaaactatattagttttcgacgttgagggcgttaatatcctgaatagcgaaacagtatgggcagagggtctggaagccagactaaatttggtaccgcatttggcccagtttgcgtttacagtgagaaaaggccgggctcggccgcggtcgagccgcggccgagtctacctccagagcttggccaaatgcgcggccgattttggtaccgcattttttggccttttgcgcgtttacagttaaatgaaggccgggctcggccgcggccgagcccggccttttcactcactgtaaacggggtctaggtcAGATCCAAAGTCGCCTTGTCCATGTTGTCGTGCGACCgaaagtcgtatagtgtgcggcgggctttatACGAACTGACACACAGAGTCAGAGACAaagagacaaacacacacacacacacgtattgatatgatttatataagTCACGTAGCACTTTAATAGCCGAAGAATTATATAGTATACAAACTGTTCGCAAGGTTCACCCTGAAAGACAAACTCTTCTAtacgtttattttgttttcttgcgaTAGACAATTACAGAAAGCTAAGATGACAAAATGTCTATTTACATTTTGGTATTTGCTGAGCACTATATATAGTACATTTAAGGCCACATTTTAAAGAGTTTTGTGTAATGCGCCATAATAAGGTCACATGACTTGAAATACATTGCGCGACATAAAGATATCAGTAAAATAAACTATATTTGCGAATTTCAATACAATAGGCTATACGACACTTTTATACCGTTGTGTGATGGCCATGAAACTCCTTGAAGTTATCTTGAGCAACTGCATTGAAAAGTTGTACACAatatgaatgtacaatgtatgtatgaagTTTCTGTCAACATatcaatctttaaaaaaaaaggtcatagCTTTTTATATTCTTCATAGTTGCTTTTGACAGTTTGTGCAAAACTGAGCATAAAATGCCGATATGGGACGAATAATCAGAGTGTAATATCAACTTTGATATTCTCGATTTTAAGTCACTGTGTGTAAAAGTAGCTAACGATTGAATACTGATGGGGCTCCACTTGTTAAAGTTCATTTCCATGCCATTATCAACTTGGTATGTTATGAATTCTGTGCAGATTTGATGAAAACATGCGAAACTTTATAATTCCACTTTCTTATGCTTAGAGTCTGCGTCCTACTCTGATGAAACTTCTACTGTCGTGCTTGTATGATTGTactttgcatttctttttttttctgagaaaacCTGGAACATGGTATGGAATCGAAATTAAAAGACAGAATCGGCATTATCCAGGCCTTCTTGGCCTTATAAAACACGTATACATTACTTTAATCGGACTGCAACAGAAGTCATACATCGATGACCTAAAGGCACTACGCAGTGCCGTGGACAGATGTACAGACTGCCACGTCAACCGATGCATTGCGCATGCGCCATTACCGTGTTTTCCGTCCAGTGCCAAAGTTGATTTGAGGATTTGATATCGCTTTGATGATACACTATTGCATGCGCACATCTCTAAATCATCATGCTTATGAGAGCTCAAGAGTTGCAAAATATCTGACTTTGGAAGCATACAGGCTATGTTGCCAATGTTTATATTCCCAATGTTTTTGAGTTTATTGAGTGAGCTGGACTACCTGTAACTCTGCATTGATAATGTGCTCGCGGGGTGATAGAGCTAGACTTCAGTACGTTCAAAACTATCACCCTGAATATCAATTTTCAAAGTTCATTTTGAGCCCGTTTTTGCtaaaaattttactgtttgaaGCGCAGAGATCGGTACCATCAGGCCATAGTAAGAGAGCGCTATTGAATAGACTGTGTATCGATATTACATgtactattgataatcattatcatcattatcatcctcatcgttgtcgtcgtcgtcatcatcatcatcttcattttaATGAATGCACCCACATACTTCTTGCGCTGGGCAGTGAATAAAGGAGACGAAAGCAAGCATGctaaaaaaatgacatgacatcgCAGTGGACATCATTTCACCTTAATAAACATAGCTGACCACTACATTCTTAGCTCTGTCCGAAGTAgtggcgaaaaaaaaagaaacatgttgGTAATTCCAATGTACAATACACCAATATACCCTCTTCTACGTAAGTATGCGCCCATGCCTTTTGTATGCAATGTTCCATTACATTAGAATGCAACTACTCTACGTATGCCCCAACCTCTGCTCGAGGGAAACATACAGGGTTCTATTGATTTCGAGTTCTAACAGTATCTTAAAGTTATCTgcagttgcaaaacaaaaacaaaacaaaacaaaacccaagcACAGTGATTTCCCAACAACATAAATATTGAGATTTCACATAAAATGATTTGATGGCAACCTCAGTATAATAGTATGGAGCGATCCCCCTCCTGCAAGGCGTATGATCAACAAGAGAAAGATAGCAACTGGAAACATGTACTTCAGTACTCCTGTGGACCATGAATGTTTCAGGAGAGCGAAGTGCGATCGACACTACTAGCGACATCTGTTGGCCAGTATACAGACAGTAGTGCGAGGGCTTTCTTTGACGCGTGGCCCGAACTTATTtcacagataaaacataaattGCAACTTGTCCGCGACGCCTCTTAGGGTCTTCATCACTGATATCTATGTCTCTATCTATTTACAGACAAATCAATGGCCTCTACATGCTACGCCATTAGCGACAAGTTTTCTCTCGTGCGCGTCCGGATCACCATTAAAGTACAATACACATCTTCGTATCACCCAATTCAACCATGGGAGTTCGGTGGTCCGTTCGGTACAGCAGGCAGGCAGTCAATATTCTTCCGCCGGATGTTGAAAGtgaccaacaaacaaacaaacaaacaaaagcaaaacaataagcaaaacaaagcaaaacaaaacatctgGCACTACCATAGGAAACACTACTGCATGAGACTGGAATGGTACTTTAAAAGTGTTGGGCAAAGAACAGGCCGTTTTGATGTGTCTCTGTAAAAAACAGCGGTTCATAGTTAAGTGAAACATGAAGGCCTCAAGCTTGGTCCATTCTTTCGACAACGCCCATAATGATATCTTGCAGCACCCCCGCTCGCCATTTTGATATCTCCAACACGTCTTCGTGGCTGACCGTCATGCCGCTGTGGTAGTCGCTGACCACCATGTCCGTCACCAACGCCATACCCAGGGCCCTCATCCCACAATGCCTTGCGGCAAGGACTTCCGGCACCGTGCTCATTCCTGGAAGGAATAATAAAAACACAGTTATGCTCAATTGTATTCAGCAAATCAAATTTTGCATTCACGTGTTCAAATTCTTCACCAATTTTTTTCCTGCATTAGCTAAATCTATACATACGTCTGGGAAAACTTCAAGTAAAATTTACATTTCTAGTCTGTGGCTTAGAACTCCAGGAGACGTTTTGGCCCAGTGATAAAGTGGATACCATTAATCATGATGTTTCTCAGTTCCTAATCGATTGCTGGGGTTGAGGAAAATGCCAGTGAGAGAAGGCCACTGTGTCTTAAATTTCCTACCGACAACATCGCCTCCAAGAGCCCGAAGATACCGACACTCCGCCGGGGTTTCGAAGGAGGGGCCGCTGACCATCACGTACACGCCCTGTTTGATGATCGACGCCATGTGAAGGTTTTCCACCACCTTAAGCGTCGACTTCTGGAGCTCGGCATCGTAGGCGCCGTTCATGTCGGGAAAGCGCCCTCCAAACCTGGTGACGAAGAGAAACAAATACAACAGGTTTCTCTCTTGCAGAGTCGAAATTTCAATTTGACGTATGCGTCTAGTTTTCAGCATGACTTCATAGGCTAAGTCTCACATCAgtacatggaaatgaaaatagcaTTCGCGAGCAAAGTTATTTTGAATAAATCGAGGAAATTAAGAATTTCGGCTTAATAAGAACTAGTAGGCTATAATTCAGATTATATGATAAGGACCCATGAAATTTGGAGACTGCAGTGCACTCctgtatttataaaaaaaaaaaaaaaccacccagaTTTAAGATAACTAAAACACGTATATTTTTTAAGTGGTGAAACATCGATGTAAGCGTCAGGATCTCTGAGATAGGTTTGAGCTGAAAAGCctcttttcaaaatcaaattaaaaatatcTTTAATTGATGCACTGAATCTCTCGTACATTTGAATCTTCATATTTAAAGATCTCTGCAGGATATCATCAACCGGCGTAAGACTTTCATCACTTCCCTGTCCAAACAGATTAACTCATCTACCTTAATTAGTGCTTGATTTATTCAGAAAGCATGGTGACTGCCGACTGGATCTCTTCATCTTCTCGATGAGGAAGAGCTCaacaagaagaatgaaaaatagatTTGATATGCTCGGCTACACAGGTACGGACAGGTTGCAAGCTTGTGGCAATACCTGTAAATAATTCCGCCTTCGTCTACGGAATGCCATCAAATGACAAGTAAAGATGAAACATTATTCCTGAAAATCTGTTAAATATTTATGTCACACTTccagagattaaaaaaagagtATGAACAGTTTCGTCTTCCTCTTGCTGTTATTTCTTCTGTCAACAAATTTTCCCTTCTATCTCCGTGTTTTAATGTTTGATCTGCTTTTCTTTCTGTTGTCTGTGTAATATATTATTTCCCTCCTTCTTGCTAAAATCGGGGCACTGttgtatagtggataagactttGAATTAGAGCTTATGATACTGAAGAGGCTATCACGGATAAATAGAAATCTTAAATATGATGCTTTATTTCTATAGcttaaactttaaaatgttattattatctttgTGATCATCACAAATCTTGCGATAATTGAAGGCccacaatgatgatgatgataataataattagtaGTAGTCATCATCATTGGTACCGTTATCAACTTGTCATCGTATTACTATCAtgactgctgctgctgctgctactactactactaccactatcaTTActggtactactactactactactactgctactactactactgctgctactactattactactactactactactactactactactactacgactactactactactactactactactactacatgtactactactactactactactacatgtactactactactactactactactactactagtagtagtagtagtagtagtagtagtagtaatacaTCTGAATAATTATGTTCTCATGATAAATAGAATTATCATTTGTGATGTCAgtgtaatattttgtttcaaattcTACAAAAGATCATAAGAATAAAGTCACGTGGTCACCTGTCATGATTCTTTCCTGTGAGGGGGTTGATTCCGGAGAGTGTTGGTATTCCGATATGATCGATGAGCAGCATGATATCGCCGACCTTGTAGGCGGGGTTCAGTCCCCCACAGGCTGTGGTAACAATCAGCGTCTCTACGCCCAATAATTTCATCACTCGTATGGGGGCGATGACcttaggagagagagagaggatccGGGTCATGCAAACAGGTCAAAGTGCAATTCCACGCCATGTTCAAGTTGGGTATTTGATAGGTATGATAGAATCAGACCGACAGAATGATAGAAGATATGgaatataccaaaaaaaaaaaaaaaaaaaaaaacttacccaCATCCAGTGATATAAGAAGCAACTACATGCGCACACTGGAGGAGGTGATGATGTGTTACCATCTTACAAGTCCCCAATTGAACTGTACATCAATCTTCACAATTTTTGTACATGGAAATcaacaaaaaatgatgtttgGCATCTTGTAATATCCTAACAAAGATCAATTTTAAATGAATTTGTGAAACACACAACTTTGATCCTGGTCTGCAGCTTTCAAGAACTAATCCTTAAAGTTATTTTCGTGTATCACTCCATTAACACTATATTCACAAAGTAACTGGCAGAATGAAGGCTATACAGAAATGAGAATGATAAAGATATTCGCATGTGTAAGGCTGGTAGCTGACAAACAGTAGGATGTACGAATACAAAAGAGATAAAAAGCGATACTGAGTAGATAAAGTGATGGCACAGGGCAGGAAGACAAAAATGGAGACAGCGAGAAAGAATGATGGTAATATAAAGTTGAGGACCCAAGAgcgatgagaaaaaaataataaaatgcgaGTGCGTGACCACGAGCATCGTAATGGCACTGATGATGGTGCCCACGGCAATGTTAATGATGTAGATAATTGCTTTCGCCGGAGTTAATATTAACTACTGCAGTCAATTCATAGTTATCTTCATCATTAACTATACATTTATCACTCAAGTCTTTCAGTTCTGCTGATCTAAAAACAATGATGTGCAACTATACATTTCATTTCCCTCACTATTTTCTCTGCTTTGAGTGTAACGATTGGTAAACGCAACAATTCATTTGCTTTCGTACATTTGCATGCAAAAAGAAATtgacatatattttcatttcagtcGTTTTACTTTGGCGTAATACTTCCTCTTACTCCACCCTTCCCATACATTTCGTACTACCGTCCTACATCCCATATCatcttcgggggggggggggtgggggggaggcACTAGTGATGATAGGTTTGTTCCTACCTTCCAGGCGGGGTAGCCTTCGTAGAGATGAAATCGCCCCTGCATCATCACAACCTGCTTTCCCATGAGCGTCCCGAACGCAAACTGACCAATGTGACCTTCAACTGTGTTTAAACGAGAATAGAGCAAGGTTAGTGCAAATGTCTTATTCAAATATTATAGACAAATATTAATGCTTTTTCAGCGAATTGTCAAATATAAAGAGTTATACAACATCATAACAAGAAGACTAAACTCTGTGGTGTCATAGAAATtatgatcatttcatttctcaAGTGAATTGATACATTTTTGTGgtcgatttctttctttctttctttgagatttttttttttttcagtatacagtatatatttatccagggtagatTTTTACGTATAatgtttatcaatatcatccaTCAGTATATTATTATCCTATATAGTAATGTACATAAACCTGAGTAAAGAGGGCAACTGTGCTCACAAGACCTCGCCCAAGGATGTGAATAccaagcaggattcgaactgAGGACCTAGCTATGTAAGCTTTTTGGTTGCTTCAATTCTTCAGTCTGAGCCTATGAGCCAGGATTCAAATCTGACTGAATTCTAGACTTTGATGGATTGACGGATAAGGAATATTCTAGCAACGTGTTTTCTTTACCTTCATGTCAAACTTGCACTTAACTAAAATGAAGAACTCCCACATATTAGAATATTTAATATTTTAACTTTTTAAGGGCATCGCTGTGTATTGGTCTGTTTCCAAATCTGTTTTatcgttttgttttgggtttgtttgtttgtttgtttgtttgttttttcgaaaTGTCAAATTACCATCTTTAGATAACATCTGAATGCTCAGGGGACCAATCAAACCACTTCACGATTGTTTGTCTACACTGCATGTAACGCTATCAATTTCCCCATGGTTTGTGTATGCCTCTAGagattattattgtaatacacaTTCAATAATGAATAAAACAGATATTGATATCTTCTTTACGGTAATCTGTCTTCTTCCAATTGAGAAGATTTCCCTCAGGTACGACAGCTCCCCCACATTATACAAGTTGCGATATCCAGCAGTAATCATTTATATCAAGCAGGGCGATGTGGTATAGTGGaaaagactcccgactcccaatcggacgAATCCcgtgattccccccccccctgcttgcATCCTTGGACAAGGTGTATTTACCCATCACGCCCCCCTCGACCCAGGATTATAAATACATATCTGGCAACTCCACAGAGTAACAATAATGgtagggccctctggtagagcagtaacaacactgaagaggctaccacGGATAAATAAAACCTTACGATCGTTTACAGTTCACATTTCAGTTCAACCTACCAGTACTGACGGGAAAGTTCTGAATCTTCTCGTAGGGAATGTTGTACCTCTCCTCCAGTTTGTTTGCCATCTCCGCCAGACCACTGCCACAGATGATACCAATTTTCGGACGATGCGGTTGCCGTGACAACAGATATTCTGCCATGGCCTCATAATCCTCGTAGGTGTATCTGACGACAATAAAAGCACCATAACCATAGACACTATATTTTAGAATAATTTCCTTTGTATTCATATACACcaagattaaaaaagaagaagatgacgaTTACATTATTGAagcgatgataatgatagtgacgTATGTAGTATTGCACACGGAGAAACATTATAAAGAAGTGGAAACACATACTAGTACATGACGGCACTATCATATTATTTACAGCATGAATCATATCTCATGGAAGAGAAGGTTTAAAGGTTCcctgaaatacaaatgcatgttgatttgtgttgatttatgatacccttaacatcacttttgcggtgaaacgaatatctagaaacattccatatatttttaactattttttcttctagttttcttcagattacttgatACGcctacaacaacaaaatccttccaaaccgatattcctgttgtgacctcatctgtcaatcattgctaaagtactgatatgtttaacaaGAGACAATGGAATCAATGCACCtccccctcgactcagcataacttgcatttttcctcgccatgtcttttgttagttaCATTAATATcgcagaaacatgcaagttatgctgagtcgaggggatgGTGCATTGATTCCATTGTCTCttgttaaacatatcagtacTTATTCAttaagcaatgattgacagatgaggtcacaacagaAATATTGCCTTGGGAGGATTTTtttaacatgcatttgtatttcagaGAACCTTTAGGCTgcttttatcattaaccaaaaCTGTCATTTTCGGTAAATTTCTACAAGTGAGTAGGAAAGGAGTTCAGCGATGACATTAATTTCCTTTAATCTGTTTGTCTGGTTGTTACCAATAATAACTGTTTGCTTAAAGCATGTGAAACATTAAAATATATTATACATCTTAATTTACATCGGACTTAAATCAAACCTCTATAATGTTCTGTTTGTTAGATTTTACTGAATTTATCTAGGTCAAATCAATATTGCATGCCCTTTTAGTAAAACTATAAAAAGCCAACTATACCATCACATGCATTATGTCAAAGTCCTtgacacatgcacatgcacgtACAGCTCTGGTATGCCATGCGTGAAGACAATGAGGAAACTGTTTGGTAATACAGTACAGTCGTATTTCAATACAATGCGTTTCTTCCCTGCTTCGGTGAGTAGACTGCATTCTAAATACTAAAATTATTATTGTCTGATAACGCTGATATCACAGACACTTATATTACGCAGGTGTTATCCAAAATTAAAGGGACCCACCGCTCTGTGTTCAGGTTGACTTCAACATAGAGTAAAATAAAATCTTTGGCAGAGTTTCATTACACTCGGATAAAATATTAAGAGAGTAATGGAATATTG
The sequence above is a segment of the Diadema setosum chromosome 12, eeDiaSeto1, whole genome shotgun sequence genome. Coding sequences within it:
- the LOC140236097 gene encoding purine nucleoside phosphorylase-like yields the protein MTDNNNMETEYTYEDYEAMAEYLLSRQPHRPKIGIICGSGLAEMANKLEERYNIPYEKIQNFPVSTVEGHIGQFAFGTLMGKQVVMMQGRFHLYEGYPAWKVIAPIRVMKLLGVETLIVTTACGGLNPAYKVGDIMLLIDHIGIPTLSGINPLTGKNHDRFGGRFPDMNGAYDAELQKSTLKVVENLHMASIIKQGVYVMVSGPSFETPAECRYLRALGGDVVGMSTVPEVLAARHCGMRALGMALVTDMVVSDYHSGMTVSHEDVLEISKWRAGVLQDIIMGVVERMDQA